One segment of Comamonas thiooxydans DNA contains the following:
- a CDS encoding nucleotidyltransferase family protein, giving the protein MTVENAASLLVQPPAMLLAAGRGERMRPLTDVTPKPLLKVQGVPLLQLHMQALLAAGVARAVINTGWLGMQIPAYFGDEFVPQPDAGASAKLSLSYSAEPEKAFETAGGISRALPQLDRVFWLAAGDVYAPDFSFAVQDAQAFAQSDELAHLWLVPNPGHNPRGDFGLSEDGKALDLPADDERPRYTYSTIALLKAELFAAPWFDVQPGNPEGQRAPLAPLLRRAMQDGRVGASLYTGRWVDVGTPERLAQLNRG; this is encoded by the coding sequence ATGACTGTAGAAAACGCTGCTTCCCTCCTGGTGCAACCCCCTGCAATGCTGCTGGCCGCAGGCCGGGGCGAGCGCATGCGGCCGCTGACAGATGTCACGCCAAAGCCGTTGCTCAAGGTGCAGGGCGTGCCGCTGCTGCAGTTGCACATGCAGGCGCTGCTGGCTGCCGGCGTGGCGCGGGCCGTCATCAATACCGGCTGGCTGGGGATGCAGATTCCCGCGTATTTCGGCGATGAATTCGTGCCGCAGCCCGATGCGGGTGCGAGCGCGAAGCTATCGCTTTCCTATTCGGCGGAACCCGAGAAAGCCTTTGAAACCGCGGGCGGAATCAGCCGCGCCCTGCCGCAGCTGGACCGGGTTTTCTGGCTGGCCGCAGGTGATGTCTATGCGCCGGATTTCAGCTTTGCGGTGCAGGATGCCCAGGCGTTTGCGCAAAGCGATGAACTGGCTCACCTGTGGCTGGTGCCCAATCCTGGACACAATCCGCGTGGCGACTTTGGTCTGAGCGAGGACGGCAAGGCACTGGATCTGCCTGCCGACGACGAGCGGCCACGCTACACCTACAGCACGATTGCGCTGTTGAAAGCCGAGTTGTTTGCAGCACCGTGGTTCGATGTGCAGCCCGGAAACCCCGAAGGCCAGCGTGCCCCGCTGGCCCCGTTGCTGCGCCGCGCCATGCAGGACGGCCGCGTGGGGGCCTCGCTCTACACCGGTCGCTGGGTCGATGTGGGCACGCCCGAGCGACTGGCCCAGCTCAATCGGGGCTGA
- the gap gene encoding type I glyceraldehyde-3-phosphate dehydrogenase: MTIKVGINGFGRIGRNVLRSAVQNFSDIEIVGINDLLEPDYLAYMLKYDSVHGRFDGEVSVEGNTLVVNGKKIRLTQERDPANLKWNEVGADIVIESTGLFLTKETAQKHIDAGAKKVILSAPSKDDTPMFVFGVNHGTYKGEAIISNASCTTNCLAPVAKVLNDKWGIKRGLMTTVHAATATQKTVDGPSNKDWRGGRGILENIIPSSTGAAKAVGVVIPELNKKLTGMSFRVPTSDVSVVDLTVELNSEATYEEICAEMKAQSQGALKGVLGYTEDKVVATDFRGETCTSVFDAEAGIALDKTFVKVVSWYDNEWGYSNKCLEMVRVVAK, from the coding sequence ATGACGATCAAGGTTGGTATCAACGGCTTCGGCCGCATTGGCCGCAACGTGCTGCGTTCCGCAGTGCAAAACTTCTCCGACATCGAAATCGTCGGCATCAACGACCTGCTGGAGCCCGACTACCTGGCTTACATGCTGAAGTACGACAGCGTGCACGGTCGTTTCGACGGTGAAGTTTCTGTCGAAGGCAACACCCTGGTCGTCAACGGCAAGAAGATCCGCCTGACGCAAGAGCGCGATCCCGCCAACCTGAAGTGGAACGAAGTCGGCGCCGACATCGTGATCGAGTCCACCGGCCTGTTCCTGACCAAGGAAACCGCCCAGAAGCACATCGACGCCGGCGCCAAGAAGGTCATCCTGTCTGCTCCTTCCAAGGACGACACCCCCATGTTCGTGTTCGGCGTGAACCACGGCACCTACAAGGGCGAAGCCATCATCTCCAATGCTTCGTGCACCACCAACTGCCTGGCTCCCGTGGCCAAGGTGCTGAACGACAAGTGGGGCATCAAGCGCGGCCTGATGACCACCGTGCACGCAGCCACCGCCACGCAAAAGACCGTGGACGGCCCTTCCAACAAGGACTGGCGCGGCGGCCGTGGCATTCTGGAAAACATCATCCCCTCCAGCACTGGCGCTGCCAAGGCCGTGGGCGTGGTGATCCCCGAGCTGAACAAGAAGCTGACCGGCATGTCCTTCCGCGTACCCACTTCCGACGTGTCCGTGGTTGACCTGACCGTGGAGCTGAACAGCGAAGCCACCTACGAAGAAATCTGCGCCGAAATGAAGGCCCAGTCCCAAGGCGCTCTGAAGGGCGTGCTGGGTTACACCGAAGACAAGGTCGTCGCCACCGACTTCCGCGGCGAGACCTGCACCTCCGTGTTCGATGCCGAAGCCGGTATCGCCCTGGACAAGACCTTTGTGAAGGTCGTCTCCTGGTATGACAACGAGTGGGGCTATTCCAACAAGTGCCTGGAGATGGTGCGCGTGGTGGCCAAGTAA
- a CDS encoding aminopeptidase P N-terminal domain-containing protein, with protein MPGQHYDMPMTSVYAQRRARLAAQLGDGGVAIIPTAPELHRNRDTEYLYRHDSYFYYLTGFSEPNACLVLTSDGKSVLFCQPKDLEREVWTGYRLGPEAAKTKLGMTQAFSSDEINSRLPRLLENRERVWFPFATHKGLAEEVEGWLGQVRARSRFGVLCPTQQGDACVLLDEMRLVKDAHEQDIMRRAAQISAQAHVRAMQRSARMIRNGEEVREYHLDAELLHEFRQHGSQYVAYGSIVAAGANACVLHYQADKAPVRAGELVLIDAGCELDGYASDITRTFPADGKFSGAQRALYDLVLASQEAAIAVTKAGKRFNDPHDATVAVLAQGMLDLGLLDRTKYGTAEDVIESRAYFQFYMHRTGHWLGMDVHDCGSYVEPSELGVVSERKDPISGETIANRPSRILRPGMVTTVEPGIYVRPAPGVPEQFHNIGIRIEDDAIVTETGCELITRGVPVKADEIEALMRD; from the coding sequence ATGCCCGGCCAGCATTACGATATGCCCATGACTTCTGTATATGCCCAACGCCGCGCACGCTTGGCCGCCCAGTTGGGCGACGGCGGTGTCGCCATCATCCCTACGGCTCCCGAGCTGCATCGCAACCGCGATACCGAGTATCTGTATCGCCACGACAGCTACTTCTACTACCTCACGGGCTTTTCCGAGCCCAATGCCTGCCTGGTGCTGACCAGTGACGGCAAGAGCGTGCTGTTCTGTCAGCCCAAGGATCTGGAGCGCGAGGTCTGGACCGGCTATCGCCTGGGTCCCGAGGCTGCCAAGACCAAGCTGGGCATGACTCAGGCGTTCTCCAGCGATGAAATCAATTCCCGCCTGCCGCGCCTGCTGGAAAACCGTGAGCGCGTCTGGTTCCCCTTCGCCACCCACAAGGGCCTGGCCGAAGAGGTCGAAGGCTGGCTGGGCCAGGTGCGTGCCCGCTCGCGCTTTGGCGTGCTCTGTCCCACACAGCAGGGCGATGCCTGTGTGCTGCTGGACGAGATGCGTCTGGTCAAGGACGCGCACGAGCAGGACATCATGCGCCGCGCCGCGCAGATCAGTGCCCAGGCCCATGTGCGTGCCATGCAGCGCTCGGCCCGCATGATCCGCAATGGCGAGGAGGTGCGCGAATACCATCTGGACGCCGAGCTGCTGCACGAATTTCGCCAGCATGGCTCGCAGTACGTGGCCTACGGCTCCATCGTGGCAGCCGGTGCCAATGCCTGCGTGCTGCACTATCAGGCCGACAAGGCGCCGGTGCGCGCGGGCGAGCTGGTGCTGATCGACGCGGGCTGTGAACTGGATGGTTATGCCAGCGACATCACGCGCACCTTCCCGGCCGACGGCAAATTCAGCGGAGCGCAGCGTGCGCTGTACGACCTGGTGCTGGCCAGTCAGGAAGCGGCGATTGCCGTCACCAAGGCCGGCAAGCGCTTCAACGACCCGCATGACGCCACCGTCGCTGTGCTGGCCCAGGGCATGCTGGACCTGGGGCTGCTGGACCGTACCAAGTACGGCACAGCCGAGGATGTGATCGAGTCGCGTGCCTACTTCCAGTTCTACATGCACCGCACCGGCCACTGGCTGGGCATGGATGTGCATGACTGCGGCAGCTATGTGGAACCCAGCGAGCTGGGCGTGGTCAGCGAGCGCAAGGACCCGATCTCGGGCGAAACCATTGCCAATCGCCCCAGCCGCATCCTGCGCCCCGGCATGGTCACGACGGTGGAGCCGGGCATCTATGTGCGTCCTGCGCCCGGCGTACCCGAACAGTTCCACAACATCGGTATCCGCATCGAGGACGATGCCATCGTCACCGAGACCGGCTGCGAGCTCATCACCCGCGGCGTGCCGGTCAAGGCCGACGAGATCGAAGCGTTGATGCGTGACTGA
- a CDS encoding phosphatase PAP2 family protein — protein MLLFDAPVFHFLNANTQSPLWWIQASRFASNWLPGLCALPVIAAMLALGKGWRRSLQLALLSMACAWVTCRLIRWGFPMPRPAQLGMGMQWISHGASASFPSMHAAGAFALAQGVNLGVGRHQRWLVVVAWLLATSVALSRVVLGVHFPSDVLAGMLVGTASAVLVWRSALQIKQARRRQQLKRRLQPQLG, from the coding sequence ATGCTGCTTTTCGATGCCCCCGTATTTCACTTTCTGAATGCCAACACCCAGAGCCCGCTGTGGTGGATTCAGGCCTCGCGCTTTGCCTCGAACTGGTTGCCCGGCCTATGCGCCCTGCCCGTAATTGCCGCCATGCTGGCACTTGGCAAAGGCTGGCGGCGCAGCCTGCAACTGGCCTTGCTGTCCATGGCATGTGCCTGGGTGACCTGCCGTCTGATTCGCTGGGGCTTTCCCATGCCCAGGCCGGCGCAACTGGGCATGGGCATGCAGTGGATATCACATGGTGCCAGCGCCAGCTTTCCCAGCATGCACGCCGCCGGCGCCTTTGCCCTGGCTCAGGGCGTCAACCTGGGTGTGGGCAGACATCAGCGCTGGCTGGTTGTTGTCGCATGGCTTCTCGCCACCAGCGTGGCACTCAGCCGCGTGGTGCTGGGCGTGCATTTCCCGTCGGACGTTCTGGCCGGCATGCTGGTCGGTACCGCCAGCGCCGTGCTGGTCTGGCGCAGCGCCCTGCAGATTAAACAAGCCCGTCGTCGCCAACAGCTCAAACGCCGCCTGCAACCCCAGCTCGGCTGA
- a CDS encoding phosphatase PAP2 family protein has product MFFFDPFLFALFNADAQTHWFSIQLARTLSAWLPNLSGILVLIALVFGSPATRRTMLMLLLSMATAWLIARLIRWGFPAPRPFQLNLGTLWIQHGGRAGFPSLHASGAFALAMALSLGATRHRKPLVWLAWIAAIGIAWSRVHLGVHFASDLMAGALVGISGALIVWHIAFQLRRRRHLRVMPHLKRLRSAWAAQG; this is encoded by the coding sequence ATGTTCTTCTTCGATCCATTTCTGTTTGCGCTGTTCAATGCCGATGCCCAGACGCACTGGTTCAGCATCCAGCTGGCACGAACACTCTCGGCCTGGCTGCCCAATCTCAGCGGCATTCTTGTCCTCATCGCCCTGGTGTTCGGCTCACCGGCAACACGCCGCACCATGTTGATGCTGCTGCTGTCCATGGCCACGGCCTGGCTGATCGCCAGACTCATACGCTGGGGCTTCCCGGCTCCGCGCCCGTTCCAGCTCAATCTGGGCACGCTATGGATTCAGCATGGCGGACGTGCCGGCTTTCCCAGCCTGCATGCCAGCGGAGCCTTTGCCCTGGCGATGGCCCTCAGCCTGGGCGCAACCCGCCACCGCAAGCCGCTGGTCTGGCTGGCCTGGATAGCCGCCATCGGCATCGCCTGGAGCCGCGTCCATCTGGGGGTGCACTTTGCGTCCGATCTGATGGCCGGCGCGCTGGTAGGCATCAGCGGTGCGCTCATCGTCTGGCATATCGCCTTCCAGTTGCGTCGTCGCCGTCATCTGCGCGTCATGCCGCATCTCAAGCGCTTGCGCAGCGCATGGGCGGCCCAGGGCTGA
- the pyk gene encoding pyruvate kinase, with the protein MQVSRATKIVATLGPASSDPQLLEQMVREGVNVVRLNFSHGKAQDHIDRATMVREAAQRAGREVAIMADLQGPKIRVGKFAEGKVMLEPGERFVLDASRTELGDINGVGLDYKELPRDVKAGDVLLLNDGLIVLTVDAVRGEEVHTVVKLGGELSNNKGINKQGGGLTAPALTAKDMEDIKTAMSFQADYVAVSFPKNATDMEMARQLCNVAAAQYGHKPGLIAKIERAEAIPRLEEILKVSDGIMVARGDLAVEVGNAAVPALQKKMIRMARDMDKVVITATQMMESMITNPVPTRAEVSDVANAVLDGTDAVMLSAETAAGKYPLETVREMAAICAAAEAAEDRVKDADFSNSQFKRTDQAIAIGALFTAHHLGAKAIVALTDSGSTALWMSRHRIHIPIYALTPKLATQRKMALYRNVRPLLMDTSAERDMALDQAKGHLLARGIVQSGDVYAITCGEPMGQPGGTNMLKICRVE; encoded by the coding sequence ATGCAAGTGAGTCGTGCTACCAAGATCGTCGCCACACTGGGCCCCGCTTCCAGCGATCCGCAACTGCTTGAACAAATGGTGCGCGAAGGCGTGAACGTCGTGCGCCTGAACTTCAGCCATGGCAAGGCGCAGGACCATATCGACCGTGCCACCATGGTGCGCGAGGCCGCCCAGCGTGCAGGCCGCGAAGTGGCCATCATGGCCGACCTGCAGGGTCCCAAGATCCGCGTCGGCAAGTTTGCCGAGGGCAAGGTCATGCTCGAGCCCGGTGAGCGCTTCGTGCTCGATGCATCGCGCACCGAACTGGGCGACATCAACGGCGTGGGCCTGGATTACAAGGAGCTGCCCCGTGATGTGAAGGCGGGCGATGTGCTGCTGCTCAACGACGGCCTGATCGTGCTGACCGTGGACGCAGTGCGCGGTGAAGAGGTGCACACCGTCGTCAAGCTGGGTGGCGAGCTGTCCAACAACAAGGGCATCAACAAGCAGGGTGGCGGCCTGACGGCTCCCGCACTGACCGCCAAGGACATGGAAGACATCAAGACCGCGATGTCCTTCCAGGCCGACTACGTGGCCGTGAGCTTTCCCAAGAACGCCACCGACATGGAAATGGCGCGCCAGCTGTGCAATGTGGCCGCTGCCCAGTACGGCCACAAGCCCGGCCTGATCGCCAAGATCGAGCGTGCCGAGGCCATTCCACGTCTGGAAGAGATTCTCAAGGTCTCCGACGGCATCATGGTCGCCCGTGGCGATCTGGCCGTGGAAGTGGGCAATGCCGCCGTGCCCGCGCTGCAGAAGAAGATGATCCGCATGGCGCGCGACATGGACAAGGTGGTGATCACCGCGACCCAGATGATGGAGTCCATGATCACCAACCCCGTGCCCACCCGTGCCGAAGTGAGCGACGTGGCCAATGCCGTGCTGGACGGCACCGATGCCGTGATGCTGAGCGCCGAAACCGCTGCCGGCAAGTACCCGCTGGAAACCGTGCGTGAAATGGCCGCCATCTGCGCCGCTGCGGAAGCGGCCGAAGACCGCGTCAAGGATGCCGACTTCAGCAACAGCCAGTTCAAGCGTACCGACCAGGCCATCGCCATCGGCGCGCTGTTCACCGCTCATCACCTCGGTGCCAAGGCCATCGTGGCGCTGACGGACTCCGGCTCGACCGCGCTGTGGATGAGCCGTCACCGCATCCATATTCCCATCTACGCCCTGACACCCAAGCTGGCCACGCAGCGCAAGATGGCGCTGTACCGCAACGTGCGCCCTCTGCTGATGGACACCAGCGCCGAGCGCGACATGGCGCTGGACCAGGCCAAGGGCCATTTGCTGGCCCGCGGCATCGTGCAGTCCGGCGATGTGTACGCCATCACCTGCGGCGAGCCCATGGGCCAGCCCGGTGGCACCAATATGCTCAAGATCTGCAGGGTGGAGTGA
- a CDS encoding CPBP family intramembrane metalloprotease → MPQTFTHLSHRAAARPQSAARMGLLLWLLGLPGVVALAWTTPPAWLAALASGGSDIVVGWAATAGLSVLLALSVGLGGRLGPKLGLSAPLIHAVAEGRMPWRGVRVLSLPGVAGGVIGAAWLVTLAVVWPESMSFVDPVYGLPLWPKLLYGAITEELLLRLGMLTGVMWMLWKAFGSPRQRPDWRLGWAAIALAALLSGCIPVFLDWTVVGELPVPVVLQLLVCESVYGLLAGIMFWRYGLEAAMLTHVVTYLLSHGLI, encoded by the coding sequence ATGCCGCAGACCTTTACCCACCTGTCTCATCGCGCTGCGGCTAGGCCACAGTCTGCCGCGCGCATGGGCTTGCTGCTTTGGTTGCTGGGTCTGCCAGGCGTGGTGGCACTGGCCTGGACGACGCCGCCGGCCTGGCTGGCCGCTCTGGCCAGTGGCGGCTCCGACATTGTGGTTGGCTGGGCTGCGACGGCGGGGTTGAGCGTTCTGCTGGCGCTGAGCGTGGGCCTGGGGGGCAGGCTGGGCCCGAAGCTGGGCTTGAGCGCACCATTGATTCATGCCGTGGCCGAGGGGCGCATGCCCTGGCGCGGCGTGCGCGTGCTGAGCCTGCCCGGCGTGGCGGGTGGCGTGATCGGTGCCGCATGGCTGGTGACGTTGGCCGTGGTCTGGCCCGAAAGCATGTCTTTTGTGGACCCGGTCTACGGCCTGCCGTTATGGCCCAAGCTGCTCTACGGCGCGATTACCGAAGAGTTGCTGTTGCGTCTTGGCATGCTGACCGGCGTGATGTGGATGTTGTGGAAGGCCTTCGGCAGCCCCCGGCAGCGCCCGGACTGGCGGCTGGGCTGGGCGGCAATTGCATTGGCGGCCTTGCTGTCCGGCTGCATCCCGGTGTTTCTGGACTGGACCGTGGTCGGCGAGCTTCCGGTGCCGGTCGTACTGCAGCTGTTGGTGTGTGAAAGCGTCTACGGGTTGCTGGCGGGCATCATGTTCTGGCGCTACGGACTCGAGGCTGCCATGCTCACGCATGTGGTGACCTATCTGCTCTCGCACGGGCTGATCTGA
- a CDS encoding phosphatase PAP2 family protein, whose product MKSSAPSLPLPPLRRASAPALLSWTVIALTCILAWDMSSLDMPMAHWFGSSQGFALQNDWFMVNIAHEGARKLAWAIVMGLSLMIWWPIGWMRKVSYPRRIQLVVGALVSLIIMALMKRISVTSCPWDLADFGGVGHYVSHWAWGVIDGGGGHCFPAGHASAGFAFISGYFALRHDLPRVARLWLATALVAGFALGLAQQMRGAHFMSHTLWTAWLCWTASWFCDLLTTRRLAHQAPADAALSPDELLAQD is encoded by the coding sequence ATGAAGTCGTCCGCCCCCTCGCTCCCCCTCCCTCCTCTTCGCCGAGCCTCCGCTCCAGCCCTGCTGAGCTGGACCGTCATTGCCCTGACCTGCATACTGGCCTGGGACATGAGCAGCCTGGACATGCCCATGGCGCACTGGTTTGGCAGCAGCCAGGGCTTTGCCCTGCAGAACGACTGGTTCATGGTCAACATTGCCCATGAAGGTGCGCGCAAACTGGCCTGGGCCATCGTCATGGGGCTGAGCCTGATGATCTGGTGGCCTATCGGCTGGATGCGAAAAGTGTCTTACCCACGCCGGATACAACTGGTGGTGGGCGCGCTGGTCTCGCTCATCATCATGGCGCTGATGAAACGCATCAGCGTGACCAGCTGCCCCTGGGACCTCGCCGACTTCGGCGGTGTAGGACACTATGTCTCGCACTGGGCCTGGGGTGTCATAGATGGCGGCGGCGGCCACTGCTTTCCGGCCGGTCACGCCTCGGCGGGCTTTGCCTTCATCAGCGGCTACTTCGCGCTGCGCCACGACCTGCCGCGCGTAGCGCGCCTGTGGCTTGCCACTGCTCTGGTTGCAGGTTTTGCCCTGGGCCTGGCCCAACAGATGCGCGGCGCTCACTTCATGAGCCACACGCTGTGGACCGCCTGGCTGTGCTGGACGGCCAGCTGGTTTTGCGATCTGCTGACCACCCGCCGCCTGGCGCACCAGGCACCGGCGGATGCAGCCCTTTCTCCCGACGAACTGCTTGCCCAGGACTGA
- a CDS encoding TSUP family transporter: MQIVFFMALVGLAAFCQNLTGFAFGLIFVGVAGATGLMNIADAANVACLLSIINGVSYMRAYRFEPDWAMLKPMLMSSVLGVVGGVLLLHWLSGNTLNGLRMLLGMVIVLCAMLLLMQKKALDQPSGPVSMWVAGVSSGLLGGLFATPGPPMVYHLYRQPLDRMLVRHCLFAMFVSCSLLRAAMVAVEGQLNWAVMGWTALAFPVVTGVTWWSARHPPAWPKRLVEWLVCGLLILSGASLLWSGWRASQPEALVPGDAMALLATGIQTDARAGAQ, from the coding sequence ATGCAAATCGTTTTCTTCATGGCTCTGGTGGGGCTGGCCGCGTTCTGCCAGAACCTCACGGGCTTCGCGTTCGGGCTGATCTTTGTCGGCGTGGCAGGGGCCACGGGCCTGATGAATATTGCCGATGCGGCCAATGTGGCCTGTCTGCTGTCCATCATCAACGGCGTCAGCTATATGCGCGCCTACCGCTTCGAGCCGGACTGGGCCATGCTCAAACCCATGCTCATGAGCAGTGTGCTGGGCGTAGTCGGCGGGGTGCTGCTGCTGCACTGGCTCAGCGGCAATACGCTCAACGGCCTGCGCATGCTGCTGGGCATGGTGATCGTGCTGTGCGCCATGTTGCTGCTGATGCAGAAGAAGGCGCTGGACCAGCCTTCAGGCCCTGTTTCCATGTGGGTGGCCGGCGTGTCGTCGGGGCTGCTCGGTGGTTTGTTTGCCACACCTGGCCCGCCCATGGTCTATCACCTCTACCGTCAGCCGCTGGATCGCATGCTGGTGCGCCACTGCCTGTTTGCCATGTTTGTCTCCTGCTCCTTGCTGCGCGCTGCCATGGTGGCTGTGGAGGGGCAGCTGAACTGGGCGGTCATGGGCTGGACGGCGCTGGCCTTTCCTGTCGTCACGGGCGTGACCTGGTGGAGTGCCAGACATCCGCCTGCCTGGCCCAAAAGGCTGGTGGAATGGCTGGTCTGCGGCCTGCTGATTCTGTCTGGGGCAAGCCTGCTCTGGTCGGGCTGGCGCGCGAGTCAGCCCGAGGCCCTGGTGCCCGGTGATGCGATGGCACTGCTGGCCACCGGGATTCAGACCGACGCAAGGGCAGGAGCGCAATAG
- the tkt gene encoding transketolase, protein MANTQNMANAIRALAMDAVQQANSGHPGAPMGMADMAVALWSRHLQHNPVNPHWANRDRFILSNGHGSMLIYALLHLSGYDLPIEELKNFRQLHSKTAGHPEVGITVGVETTTGPLGQGITNAVGFALAEKLLAAEFNKDKHEIVDHHTYVFLGDGCLMEGISHEAAALAGAWKLNKLIALYDDNGISIDGKVTPWFIDNTPERFEAYGWNVIRAVDGHNVDALDKAIAAAKKSADKPTLICCKTHIGKGSPNRQDTAKAHGEPLGAEEIALTRAALGWTYGPFEIPAEVYTDWNAKDLGTKAEAAWNEKFAAYTAAFPEQAAEFTRRMAGDLPANFGEIAAKIASDAHDAGATVASRKASQLALEGLTAALPELLGGSADLTGSNLTNTKSTPSFRVDDKGAVVKTEEGQIGRHINYGVREFGMAAIMNGVALHGGFIPYGGTFLTFSDYSRNAIRMAALMKQRVIHVFTHDSIGLGEDGPTHQSIEHAASLRLIPGLDVWRPADTTETAVAWTVALSQKNKPTAMLLSRQNLAYSPKSEDALDDIACGAYVLSEPKDVGLKGKKAQAVIIATGSEVQLALAAQKQLAERKIAVRVVSMPSTTTFDKQDVKYKKAVLPAGLPRIAVEMGVTDFWWKYGCAAVVGIDTYGESAPAGVLFKHFGFTAENVADTVQVALQNAGK, encoded by the coding sequence ATGGCCAACACTCAAAATATGGCGAATGCAATCCGTGCACTCGCAATGGATGCCGTTCAACAAGCCAATTCCGGCCACCCCGGTGCCCCCATGGGCATGGCCGACATGGCCGTAGCGCTGTGGAGCCGCCACCTCCAGCACAACCCCGTGAACCCTCACTGGGCCAATCGCGACCGCTTCATTCTGTCGAACGGTCACGGCTCCATGCTGATCTATGCGCTGCTGCACCTGAGCGGCTACGACCTGCCCATCGAAGAGCTGAAGAACTTCCGTCAGCTGCACAGCAAGACTGCCGGCCACCCCGAAGTGGGCATCACGGTTGGTGTGGAAACCACCACCGGCCCTCTGGGCCAGGGCATCACCAATGCCGTGGGCTTTGCACTGGCTGAAAAGCTGCTGGCTGCCGAGTTCAACAAGGACAAGCACGAGATCGTCGATCACCACACTTATGTGTTCCTGGGTGATGGCTGCCTGATGGAAGGCATCTCGCATGAAGCCGCCGCCTTGGCCGGTGCCTGGAAGCTGAACAAGCTGATCGCCCTGTACGACGACAACGGCATCTCCATCGACGGCAAGGTAACCCCCTGGTTCATCGACAACACGCCCGAGCGCTTCGAAGCCTATGGCTGGAACGTGATCCGCGCCGTGGACGGCCACAATGTGGACGCCCTGGACAAGGCCATCGCCGCCGCCAAGAAGAGCGCCGACAAGCCCACGCTGATCTGCTGCAAGACCCATATCGGCAAGGGCTCGCCCAACCGTCAGGACACGGCCAAGGCCCACGGCGAACCTCTGGGCGCCGAAGAAATTGCACTGACCCGCGCTGCTCTGGGCTGGACCTACGGCCCCTTCGAGATCCCTGCCGAGGTCTACACCGACTGGAACGCCAAGGATCTGGGTACCAAGGCCGAAGCTGCCTGGAACGAAAAGTTCGCTGCCTACACGGCCGCCTTCCCCGAGCAAGCCGCCGAGTTCACGCGCCGCATGGCTGGCGATCTGCCCGCCAACTTCGGTGAAATCGCCGCCAAGATCGCCTCCGACGCCCATGACGCCGGCGCCACCGTGGCCAGCCGCAAGGCCAGCCAGCTGGCCCTGGAAGGCCTGACAGCCGCTCTGCCCGAGCTGCTGGGCGGCTCTGCCGACCTGACCGGCTCCAACCTGACCAACACCAAGTCCACTCCCTCTTTCCGCGTGGACGACAAGGGTGCCGTGGTCAAGACCGAAGAAGGCCAGATCGGCCGCCACATCAACTACGGTGTGCGCGAGTTCGGCATGGCCGCCATCATGAACGGTGTGGCGCTGCACGGCGGCTTCATCCCCTACGGCGGCACCTTCCTGACCTTCTCCGACTACAGCCGCAACGCCATCCGCATGGCGGCCCTGATGAAGCAGCGCGTGATCCACGTCTTCACGCACGACTCCATCGGCCTGGGCGAAGATGGCCCCACCCACCAGTCCATCGAGCACGCAGCCTCCCTGCGCCTGATTCCCGGTCTGGACGTGTGGCGCCCCGCCGACACCACCGAGACCGCCGTGGCCTGGACCGTGGCCCTGAGCCAGAAGAACAAGCCCACAGCCATGCTGCTGAGCCGCCAGAACCTGGCTTACTCGCCCAAGAGCGAAGATGCGCTGGACGACATCGCCTGCGGCGCCTATGTGCTCTCCGAGCCCAAGGACGTGGGCCTGAAGGGCAAGAAGGCCCAGGCCGTGATCATCGCCACCGGCTCCGAAGTGCAGCTGGCTCTGGCTGCCCAGAAGCAGCTGGCCGAACGCAAGATCGCCGTGCGCGTGGTCTCCATGCCCAGCACCACGACCTTCGACAAGCAGGATGTGAAGTACAAGAAGGCCGTGCTACCCGCCGGCCTGCCCCGCATCGCCGTGGAAATGGGTGTGACCGACTTCTGGTGGAAGTACGGCTGCGCCGCCGTGGTCGGCATCGACACCTACGGTGAGTCCGCCCCCGCAGGCGTGCTGTTCAAGCACTTCGGCTTCACCGCCGAGAATGTGGCCGACACCGTGCAGGTCGCCCTGCAGAACGCTGGCAAGTAA